tgtttatgtttaatttaaaacattaattttgagATTGAATAACatcgatatttaaaaactacaatgtttttaaacctttattgCAGCGGTCGGCAATAATGGTAAAGCGTACAACAGAGGTAAAACGTTACATGTCAGCAGTGATGTCAATTTGTCCTTTTTTCGGACAGATCTGCCCTGTTTTTAACGCTTTATCCggataaaattttaaatcatccGCATACCTGAAATCTgtctttttttaagatttttgttcCGAAAATCtgtcattttttaattcaatattaattctatttttctaaaattgttgcttttgctttccaatttaaatttattatcagCTGTAAAATATGAAAGAGGTGGCCACTTCTCGCGGCGGCCATACTTATATCGACagtttggtaaaaaaaatgcatcGAAAAACAACTCTATTTACGGTTTACTTACACTATCTGTTTCGGTACTTAACACgcaatttgtattataaaattaaaatgccaaaagaaatgtttaagcAAGAGGATTACTGGGTACTGCAGCCCGATTTTAAAGGCATATTGCAAATGCAGTATTAACTGTAAAATTTACCAAATATAAATTGATAATACATTAAGTAGATGTACGCCAATTAATTGGATCCATGGCTACTTTGGGACAGCAATAATGACGAAGGAAAAATAATCGAAGATGCCTTAAAACTATtatcttaataataaaaaataaaattaccttaaacaaactttttattcttttttttaatattttcatccTATTTTTTCAGTCTGTCTTTTTTTACGAACAAATATTGGCATCACTGCATGCCATATGGTAAGAGCTTAAAAGAATGTGAAAAAAGCGGTAGTGCAACAAGGAGAGccagatcttcggagattcctctctttctgggtcttataatctgcttgCCTCAGGCACATTTTCGGAGATTCCTCTCTTTCTCTGTCTTATAATCTGTTTGCCTTTGGCCAGTCCTTTTGTTTTGCGCCTCTCCAAAAGAGAAAGggacctggtgcattctttatgagttatgaaaagagaagcagctgctgtttaaattgtgctctgcgacacattttgatttattaatataattgatattttaaaaaaataatgtcaaGAAAGTGATACCTTAAGTgcaagatgttgtgcgttgatccacgtttaaagaacgtctcttattgatattttttataagattCACAAcgtaaccaaaaaaaaatttgcttcCGTTACCCCTAGGTGTCGTGATGAAATGTTTTGTGCCAATAAAAATCCCTGCAGAGTTTTACACAGttcgaaaaggtaaatatgaaagtatacaagtaaaacacgTTATTTAACCACATGCCCTTATTTTTCAGATAAGTTAGCCAGGGATTCCGGTGACTCGAACAAATGTTTACGAAAGACGAtgacaaacattaaaaacaaattgacaaaacacaaaactaGATTTTGGAACAATAACTGTAGTTcaacatataaataaaataatacaatttaaataaaatgaagcaaaatattaataaattggtatgtattttaaattcaatattttatttgaaaattcattggaaaaattcagaatttctGAAGTGATTTTACTTGGGAAGTTTCACTTGAAAGAGATGTTACAAGTAAAAACTTTCTAAAAAAATTCGGAATTACAGAAATGATTTTACTTGGGAAGAAGTGAAATACGAAGTGACTTCGAAAAAGTTACATTTGCCGCATTAGGTCGTTGGTCTCTTCTTGCCAGGCctgtaaaatgtttaaatacgctAGACACCCGGCCAGACCGGAACCTCAACTAACCCCTATCCCTAGTTACCCATGTAAAATCACACATtgcacattgaccttttttcgATCGAGAATCTCAAATTCCTGAGTTGCATCGATaaattctcaaaatttgcCAAACTTTTCCCGATAGAATCAAAGTCAGCTGTCCATCTCCGCGAGAAGCTGACCGAAGTGCTGCAAGTCTTCGCAGAACCCTCATTTTTAACTAACGGAAAGTTGTGGACATTCGGTACAAGCTGATGCTCCTCTATCCGACGATCACTGAGAGTAAACAGGTGGTGCTAGAGTAGCACAGGATGGCGATGGACACCCAAAAAACCTATGCGGTATTGGGAAACTGCCTCTCCATCGGAATTACGACCGTTTGCCAGGAAAAAAACTTAGGGAAACTAGACGAGGCCAGCTGCATTCCCAGGCTCTTAAAAGGAGGACAAGCTCTCTGCGATCACCTGAGAAACGACCAAGAGATAGTGGAGTTGGTCTTCAACTTCAACGGAACGCTCATAGCGGACTCTGGGTAACGTCACCTACTGGGATAGTATATAATCCAGTACGATAACGAGAGTGGACGGTCTCGGGCCCATGTCTTACAGCAGCTAATCGCCACACATGTGATGGCCATTGCGGCCGAACTGAGCAAAGTAACCGCCACTGAATACCAGTTCACGATTTTAGCCTGCAGAACTTAAAAAAACTATAGACATtatctaacaactttttacTCTCGATCCTAACAGAAGCAGCGACGATCTTCGGCTTCGCCTTGTTACTATACATCGCATGGAGAAAAATAACCTCCACCAAGGGCATTCCAACGCATCGAGGCACCGTCGTACTGGAGGCGCACACCATCAGTGATCAGTAATGAGATGCTGATTTACGGGACGCATAACAGCACTGACTACCTGAGTTAACAGTTAACAGCACCGACTCCTGTCCCCGCCCCGTACTGACTCGGCACAACATCATCCGCCGGCCACCATGCGCCGACCGGGCACTGACCCACTGGCACGGGCACTAACCTACTTGCCCCCGCCCCCGTGCcaagtcagcacagcaacatccgccagcctgctgactgctcaccGTGCAAGTGGAGTACGGTGGGAAATGCAAGATCGGCAAAAGCTGACGCTGACGCTGACGCCGACGTCAACGCCAACCCACCTAGGGCTGATGGTAACAGAAGAGAGAATGTAccgacactctggatttgacagcgaCTAGATAATATTTGGTTAacacaattataattttgaaacTGAAGTCTTCTGCTGAATTACTTGGACTTCAAGGAAAGCTTGGGACCTAACTTTCTGGACTATcgaggatttaactccgtcatgactAGGTATTGAACCGGTCATTCTCCAGGACCAAGCCAAACTATGGAAAAGGACTTAACTTGCAtgcacatatgtatgtatataagcGGTCAGTATGGGAACCATGCTGACTCGGCTCTAAGCGCGGTATGCTAATAGTGCAGATCATATTACGTTTGCACTTGAAATGGCTGTGGGCACTTGGCACGCTGTCGCTGAGTGACAAAGACAATGCTCTATGTACAAGTTAACTATGGTCAGCCAGACCAGAGTCGTTGACCACAGTCAACATCATAATGAAGCTCCGGCCAGACTGCTGACCCAGCAATGGGCCGGATGCTCGTGCACAGAAGGCAGACACTGCATATTTGTGTGGCCGCTGTGAGCctttgttagctttaagttcttTTCACATATTCAGTTCATATttgatattcaataaataaagagcaccagctcTCATGCATGAAACTCCGGCACTTAGCCGTTAactcttttattaattattatactgACTGAGTCACTAGGCCAGCGGTATCGAAGGACAGTCATCCTTCCACCGTAATCTCCCTATCTCAACATAGGAGCAGTACGACCATCCCTTGGGATCTACAGCGACGTGGCCACCAGCGGCAGTTACCTTCCGCCGACCCTCGCCACGGATATCCAACCAGCGGCAGTGACCTACCGCCGGCCCGGACAATCAATTGAGGAAGGAAGTCGAAGCGACCACCCGACTCTCCAGTGGCTGCCAACCTTGGCGGTCACCAATACCTAATCAGCCGGCTCTACCCCTGCCACGGAGGCATAGCCAGCCGGCTTTGCAATATTATCAATTTACACAAATTGGAATATTActtgttttaatttacattATTGGCATAACAACAAAGTGTTGTGACTTCGGCTAACAAAGTGTTGCcgctcaatatttattttatgtgatAAGAAGGCATATTGGCATACATTACAACAAAATAACCCAAAAAATTCTGGTTTCCTTACCtgaaagtggcgtgatgaaatccttcaaaaggttttaaacagtttgaaaaggtaaatatacaggtatacaagtaaaacacattttttaagcaaatgcttttattttttcagaaacaaattattaaaaaacaaacataaacttgcaaataataattgtaattcttcagaaaatttaaattatatattttaaataaaatatagttcgaagtaaattaatatatatgtattctaaattcaatatttgaaaAGGTCAAACTTCATGGAAAAATCGAGATTTTCCGATGGGACGTAGATAGAGAGTTGGGAGTTTTGGTGTGGTGTCTTTTGCAGTGAAGGCGAGGAGAGGACGAGAATTATTGAGGCCCTTAAGTGAAATACACGGTTAAGTTGAATATAGACTCGGTCGACTGTTGCGAGGACTGCTTTAGCTACGTAGGACGGTTGCCCCAATATGTGAGTAGGACCTGAGCAAACGTAGCACCGACGTATCCTGTCGTTGACTATCTTGAGTCCGGTTTCGTAGGCGATGCATCTGAACAATAAACTCACAGGAAACTCATGAGAGAAAAAAGAACACCCGGTCGGCTGCTACGAGGACTATTCCAGCTACGTCCGGCAATTGCCCAAATAGTTAACCTGCCGATCCTGGTGTGGTGTTGGCTGTTGTGTCCACCGCTTTTCTGAAAAGTCTGGAATAGGAGGCGTATCCCGCCGATCCTGGCGTGGACTCAATTGGTCGTAGCACATGATAGTTGACTGGAACGGACTACTGTGGCTACGTCGGAGAATTCCCCGAACATATTTTCTGGAGCAGCGCAGGGCGTCGACGGCAGAACAACGCACGCAAAGAAAGTTAAAGGGTAATAAGTGAGCGGGACCAGCCATGACAGAAAATGGACacggtttttaaaaatttggtatGTCAAACAGGCAAATCTTAGCTAGACGCGCAAGTTGCGTAGCGAAAAAGTTATCCATGAAAATGATGAAGGAAAATTTGCTTACAGCAAGTGTCGTCTTTGTGAATTAGGGATCCAACTCTACTAGGAACTACCACCAacctttttaagtattttggcTGTTAACTAGTGTAATTTTTATCATTTGTAGATTTGTTTAGCAACTAATATTTGAACGCAGGTACTCGTACAAAACTACCTACAGTAGTTTATAAGTGActttttatcaattgaaaCACTGAACTTGCTATAAACTTTAAGACTTTCTAtgaatctttaataaatatttgttattttttttttaaatttgttcgatgtttacgtttaatttaaaacattaattttgagATTGAATAACatcgatatttaaaaactacaatgtttttaaacctttattgCAGCGGTCGGCAATAATGGTAAAGCGTAAAACAGAGGTAAAACGTAACATGTCAGCAGTGATGCCAATTTGTCCTTTTTTCGGACAGATCTGCCCTGTTTTTAACGCTTTATCCGGAATAAATGTTAAATCATCCGCATACCTGAAATCTGcctttttttaagatttttgttcCGAAAAtctgtctttttttaattcaatattaattctatttttctaaaattgttgcttttgctttccaatttaaatttattatcagCTGTAAAATGGGAAAGAGGTGGCAACTTCCCGCGGCGGCCTTACCTATATCGACagtttggtaaaaaaaaatgcatcgAAAAACAACTCTATTTACGGTTTACTTACACTATCTGTTTCGGTACTGAACACgcaatttgtattataaaattaaaatgccaaaagaaatgtttaagcAAAAGGATTGCTGGGTACTGCAGCCCGATTTTAAAGATTAGATTAGCCGACATAATTCAGACATTAACAAGGCATATTGCAAATGCAGTATTAACTGTAAAATTTACCATATATCAATTGATAATACATTAAGTAGATGTACAAGTACATGTATTCTTTCTTCAGATTTCATAATTATAACTTGCCTGATAAGTATCGCCAATTAATTGGATCCATGGCTACTTTGAGGACAGCAATATTGACGAAGGAAAAATAATCGAAGATGCCTTAAAACTATtatcttaataataaaaaataaaattactttaaacaaactttttattctttttattaatatttccatccttttttttcagtttttttttctcaaTCTGTCTTTTATTACGAACAAATATTGGCATCACTGCATGCCAGATGGTAAAAGCTTAGAAGAGTGTGAAAAAAGCGGTAGTGCAACAAGGAGAGccagatcttcggagattcctCTCTTTTTGggtcttataatctgcttgCCTcaggcagatcttcggagattcctctctttctctgtcttataatctgcttgCCTTTGGCCAGTCCTTTTGTTTTGCGCCTCTCCAAAAGAGAAAGGGACCTGGTGCACTCTTTATGAGTTATGAAAATAGAAGCACctgctgtttaaattgtgctctgcgacacattttgatttattaataaaagtgatatttaaaaaaaattatgtcaaGAAAGTGATACCTTAAGTGCAAGActttgtgcgttgatccacgtttaaggAACGTCCCTTtctgatattttttataagattgacaacataacaaaaaaaaaatttgcttcCGTTACCCCTAGGTGTCGTGATGAAATGTTTTGTGCCAATAAAAATCCCGCAGAGTTTTACACAGttcgaaaaggtaaatataaaagtatacaagtaaaacacgTTTTTTAACCACACGCCCCTATTTTTCAGATAAGTTAGCCAGGGATTCCGAACAAATGTTTACGAAAGACGAtgacaaacattaaaaacaaattgacaaaacacaaaactaGATTTTGGAACAACAACTGTAATTcaacagataaataaaataatacaatttaaataaaatgaagcaaaatattaataaattggtatgtattttaaattcaatattttatttgaaaattcattggaaaaattcagaatttctGAAGTGATTTTACTTGGGAAGTTTCACTTGAAAGAGATGTTACAAGTAAAAACTTTCTGAAAAAATTCGGAATTACCGAAATGATTTTACTTGGGAAGAAGTGAAATACGAAGTGACTTCGAAAAAGttacatttgcattttaactcGTTAAAAAGCGAACATCCCAGCTTTCTATATGGAGCGTCACTTGTTCTTTACTCGTACAAGCTGACACTTTACTCCGGATTCACaagtgaaacatttttttcggaactgatTAGGCTCAAACTAATGCAAGGCAAACTTGCGATGGTATGTGCGTGCCAACCGCTGCTCTATTGCTAAGTACTAATGCTGACTTATCTAAACAAATCCCAGTAATTAGTGTCTCTCTGTGTCTCATGGGaatttttttcggaactgaagggCATGTTCAGAAATCACTCAAACAGGTATCATTTACTGAATAAAAATACTGTAAAACTGCAATTGAAGTCTTACTTTCCGCAAATGCAGAGGTATTctaatttcatatatttgttTCCAGAACGCGTATTTCTTATGGACATATACGATGCTAAAGCGGAATTTGGTTGCTATAGCAGAAACTCCTTCTGTCGATATAAGTCCGCCATTCGAACATATTTGATTATATATGTAGCTCGGTGCAATGTTGGAGATATACctaaatacttttaaacagtATGTACCAAggtacttttaaatattaatagctTCGTCCCAGGCAGATTATTCCACCACCCACCATCCGTTGAACGATCGGTTTATAGGTTTTTGCCGCTTCGAAAATATCCCATTTTGTTCCCCAACCAAATTTGACAGACTCTTTTATGCGATAGTTAGGCGATGTTTTTTCGGTACAACgctgaattatttttttaacagtgaaaattaaaacattatcTACTATATCACAAACAATGACGACGGGAAACATTTGAAAACGAAAggccccaaagctatagtatgaaaaataaatgctctttaatttcttatatttc
The sequence above is a segment of the Drosophila biarmipes strain raj3 unplaced genomic scaffold, RU_DBia_V1.1 ptg000008l, whole genome shotgun sequence genome. Coding sequences within it:
- the LOC108023839 gene encoding uncharacterized protein LOC108023839, whose product is MAMDTQKTYAVLGNCLSIGITTVCQEKNLGKLDEASCIPRLLKGGQALCDHLRNDQEIVELVFNFNGTLIADSGSSDDLRLRLVTIHRMEKNNLHQGHSNASRHRRTGGAHHQ